From Apium graveolens cultivar Ventura chromosome 9, ASM990537v1, whole genome shotgun sequence, the proteins below share one genomic window:
- the LOC141685955 gene encoding uncharacterized protein LOC141685955, with product MTWVSLPKYSEAYSNGVTDFIQNAFDNFATGSELRCPCKDCSNRFWFSEEDVYDHLVSNGLCPSFVNWVYEVSTPKFKKVDQEMDCDSGMVLGEDFDKMIRDESRVRNGMNDTAKRFYKLVEEGKQPLYPGCEQFTLLGFVVKLFLLKCTHGFTEGAFSGILKLIKEAFPDVNLPSSFKVAKNMIRELGLDYQKIHACPNDCMLYWGENLNLTKCKFCGVSIWKLPKNRTDAPVSPDLEEKKSKVPAKVLRYFPLKPRLQRLFMCKDYSKLMTWHALERTKDGKLRHPADAEGWKSMDANHPNFTADPRNIRLGLAADGINPYRSMNISHSTWTIILVNYNLPPWLIMKPENLILSTLVPGPVYPGNDLDVYMQPLIADLKELWEVGLQTYDAYADETFMLRSSLLWTISDFPGYAILSGWSTKGKLGCPNCHYCTSSLYLKHSRKVCYMNHRKFLPPDHKHRFDTRRFNGKVETDVCPPPLSGKDIEELLHGYENYFGKRDAKKRKRGADCLFKKKPIFFQLPYWRDNLIRHNLDVMHIEKNICDKIIGTLLNMGGKTKDHISARKDLQEMGIRKVLHPIKIGDSNRYEIRAATFDMMKKEKESFLHYS from the coding sequence ATGACTTGGGTTTCACTTCCAAAGTACAGTGAGGCCTATAGTAATGGGGTGACAGATTTTATACAAAATGCTTTCGATAATTTTGCCACAGGATCTGAACTAAGATGCCCTTGCAAAGATTGTAGTAATCGTTTCTGGTTTTCTGAAGAAGACGTGTATGACCATCTCGTTAGTAACGGTCTGTGTCCATCGTTTGTTAATTGGGTATACGAAGTGTCAACCCCTAAGTTTAAAAAAGTTGATCAGGAGATGGATTGTGATAGTGGTATGGTCCTAGGTGAagattttgataaaatgattcgtgATGAAAGTAGAGTTAGGAATGGAATGAATGACACAGCAAAAAGGTTTTATAAGCTTGTTGAGGAAGGGAAACAACCTTTGTATCCGGGGTGTGAACAATTTACTCTTTTAGGATTTGTAGTGAAACTTTTCTTATTAAAGTGCACTCATGGTTTTACTGAGGGTGCCTTTAGCGGTATTCTGAAGTTGATAAAGGAGGCATTTCCTGATGTAAATCTGCCTTCTTCTTTTAAGGTGGCCAAAAATATGATTAGAGAATTAGGACTTGATTATCAGAAAATACACGCTTGTCCCAATGATTGCATGTTGTATTGGGGGGAAAATTTAAACTTAACAAAGTGCAAATTTTGTGGGGTTTCAATATGGAAACTCCCAAAAAACAGGACTGATGCACCTGTTTCTCCTGACTTAGAAGAAAAAAAGTCGAAAGTTCCTGCAAAAGTCTTACGATATTTCCCGTTGAAACCAAGGCTTCAACGTTTATTCATGTGTAAAGACTACTCTAAACTCATGACATGGCATGCACTAGAAAGAACAAAAGATGGAAAGCTACGACATCCGGCCGATGCAGAGGGTTGGAAGTCGATGGATGCTAACCATCCAAATTTTACAGCGGACCCTCGAAATATCAGGTTAGGTTTAGCGGCAGATGGGATTAATCCTTATCGATCGATGAATATAAGTCATAGCACTTGGACAATTATTCTAGTGAATTATAATCTTCCTCCTTGGTTGATTATGAAACCTGAAAACTTAATTCTTTCGACACTAGTCCCTGGACCCGTGTACCCTGGTAATGATTTAGATGTATATATGCAGCCACTCATCGCTGATTTGAAAGAATTATGGGAAGTAGGTTTACAAACCTACGATGCCTATGCTGATGAAACATTCATGTTACGTTCGAGTCTTCTCTGGACCATTAGTGATTTTCCAGGGTATGCCATTTTATCGGGTTGGAGCACGAAGGGTAAGTTAGGTTGTCCGAATTGCCATTACTGTACTTCTTCATTGTATTTGAAGCATAGTCGTAAAGTCTGCTATATGAACCACAGAAAATTTCTACCTCCTGACCACAAGCATAGGTTTGATACTAGAAGATTTAATGGTAAGGTTGAAACTGATGTTTGCCCCCCTCCATTATCTGGAAAGGATATTGAAGAATTATTGCACGGATATGAAAATTATTTTGGGAAACGAGATGCAAAGAAGAGGAAAAGGGGTGCAGATTGTTTATTTAAAAAGAAGCCTATATTCTTTCAATTACCATATTGGAGAGATAATTTAATTAGACATAATCTAGATGTCATGCATATAGAAAAAAATATCTGTGATAAAATAATAGGGACTTTGTTGAATATGGGTGGCAAGACGAAAGACCATATCAGTGCCCGAAAAGATTTGCAGGAAATGGGTATTCGAAAGGTTCTTCATCCCATTAAAATTGGAGATAGCAATCGCTATGAAATCAGGGCAGCAACTTTCGACAtgatgaaaaaagaaaaagaaagctTTTTACATTATTCATAG